One genomic window of Paracholeplasma manati includes the following:
- the rpe gene encoding ribulose-phosphate 3-epimerase → MFIAPSILTADFNQLATEIESVKSADFLHLDVMDGHFVPNISFGSHVLSGLKKISKVPLDTHLMLSNPLDYIDQFVEIGSSYITVHVEANKVQESINRIKASGIKAGITLKPKTKVETLYPYLDQVDLVLIMSVEPGFGGQKFMVDQLEKVKALVELRKTYGYHYMIEIDGGINGDTAKLAKAAGVDIAVVGSYIFNAKDRDAVIGSLR, encoded by the coding sequence ATGTTTATTGCACCCTCAATCTTAACCGCAGATTTCAATCAATTGGCGACTGAAATCGAATCTGTTAAATCTGCTGATTTTCTACACTTAGATGTCATGGATGGTCATTTTGTACCAAACATTTCTTTTGGGTCGCATGTCCTCAGTGGGTTAAAAAAAATCTCTAAAGTGCCTTTAGATACCCATTTAATGCTATCAAACCCATTGGACTACATCGATCAATTTGTCGAAATTGGATCGTCATACATTACAGTTCATGTCGAAGCGAATAAAGTCCAAGAATCCATCAATCGTATCAAAGCCTCAGGTATCAAAGCAGGTATTACTTTAAAACCAAAAACCAAAGTAGAAACACTATACCCATATTTAGACCAAGTAGATTTGGTACTCATCATGTCGGTTGAACCTGGATTTGGGGGTCAAAAATTTATGGTAGATCAACTTGAAAAAGTAAAAGCGTTGGTTGAGCTTCGAAAAACCTATGGTTATCACTATATGATAGAAATCGATGGTGGTATCAATGGGGATACTGCAAAACTGGCGAAAGCCGCTGGTGTAGATATCGCTGTGGTTGGTTCTTATATATTCAATGCGAAAGACCGCGATGCTGTGATTGGATCTTTGAGATGA
- a CDS encoding ArsR/SmtB family transcription factor produces the protein MEQSIDQVFKALGDPIRIQIVDTLAKGSVCACKLLEQFQITQPTLSFHMKILVSSGLVEAIKQGKWVFYELKHDVLKHIRHYAFQLESTKQNHIAICSCK, from the coding sequence ATGGAACAATCCATTGACCAAGTTTTTAAAGCATTAGGTGACCCGATACGTATTCAAATTGTAGATACATTAGCAAAGGGTTCTGTGTGTGCATGCAAGCTACTAGAACAATTTCAAATCACGCAACCCACACTATCATTTCATATGAAAATATTGGTAAGTAGTGGCTTAGTTGAAGCCATTAAACAGGGTAAGTGGGTATTTTACGAATTAAAACACGATGTATTGAAGCATATTCGTCATTATGCGTTTCAGTTAGAATCTACCAAACAGAATCACATCGCCATTTGTTCTTGTAAATAA
- a CDS encoding aromatic acid exporter family protein, with protein sequence MKPWIFQALKMVIGALIAIVLSDFLSLEYSVTAGIIVILSIQPTKQQSIRVGVKRIIASLVGLIITAGLMVLFGYTLPIFILSLLLFIPLAFVFKMEEGIVVSAVLMSHILAQADWKYGINAIFILVIGVLIAVVLNLFMPNKSKSIEKEILLIDESLREVIKTITECECANYSPILAMIDNAIHTIRIESLNQLLPKRDLNISYVTMRKEQVSYLQKIEMDLKRVVVTEYKQDIVKFLKDMVPRIGKANMASLLLVQLDQMREAYKEKPLPKNRQEFEERAILFHILFDLEAFLMAKVRYHEIEEIR encoded by the coding sequence ATGAAACCTTGGATATTTCAAGCTTTAAAAATGGTTATTGGTGCATTAATCGCGATTGTACTATCGGATTTTTTATCATTAGAATATAGCGTTACAGCAGGTATCATTGTCATTCTATCCATTCAACCAACCAAACAACAATCCATCCGTGTGGGTGTAAAACGAATCATCGCTTCCTTGGTAGGTCTAATCATAACAGCAGGGTTAATGGTATTGTTTGGCTATACTTTGCCTATATTTATTCTGTCTCTATTGCTCTTCATTCCGTTGGCGTTTGTTTTCAAAATGGAAGAAGGGATTGTTGTATCGGCTGTATTAATGTCCCATATCCTCGCACAAGCAGATTGGAAATATGGCATCAATGCTATATTCATTTTAGTCATTGGTGTATTAATCGCTGTTGTTTTAAATCTGTTTATGCCTAACAAGTCTAAATCTATTGAAAAAGAAATTCTCTTGATTGATGAGTCATTAAGAGAAGTGATTAAGACCATTACGGAGTGTGAGTGTGCCAATTATAGTCCGATTCTCGCGATGATTGACAATGCCATTCACACCATACGAATCGAATCTTTGAATCAGTTATTGCCTAAACGCGATTTAAATATTTCATATGTTACCATGAGGAAAGAACAAGTCAGTTATCTTCAAAAGATTGAAATGGACTTAAAACGTGTGGTCGTTACCGAATATAAACAAGACATTGTCAAATTTTTAAAGGATATGGTTCCACGGATTGGAAAAGCCAATATGGCATCATTGTTGTTGGTACAATTGGATCAAATGCGTGAAGCTTATAAAGAAAAACCACTTCCTAAAAACCGACAAGAGTTTGAAGAACGTGCCATTTTGTTTCACATCTTGTTTGATTTAGAAGCCTTCTTAATGGCTAAAGTACGCTATCATGAAATTGAAGAAATCCGATAA
- the speB gene encoding agmatinase, which yields MSFKKVDLSFQSCKSEYDDASVVIYSCPMDATTSYRPGTRFAGNAIRVDSFGIEWYSPYRDMSLKDYPTCDIGDLDLPIGAVEDALNVIYETTKQILKDNKKPMMIGGEHLVTLPVLQAVAEKYPDVHMIHLDAHTDLRDEFFGRKLSHATVIRRCFDVLGPGRIYQFGIRSGDKHEFEWAAAGNTFLRKFDFEGLAETIQKLKDKPVYITIDLDVLDPGVFPGTGTAEPGGMQYKDLLNAFDLFENLNNIVGADFVELNPYLDPSGASNAVAVKTLREMVLLLHR from the coding sequence ATGAGCTTTAAGAAAGTAGATTTGTCATTTCAAAGTTGTAAATCCGAATACGATGACGCAAGCGTTGTCATCTATTCATGTCCAATGGACGCGACCACGTCGTATCGTCCAGGTACACGTTTCGCAGGGAATGCGATTCGTGTCGATTCATTTGGTATCGAATGGTATTCACCATACCGTGATATGAGTTTAAAAGATTATCCAACCTGTGATATTGGTGATTTAGACTTACCAATTGGTGCGGTAGAAGATGCGTTAAATGTCATTTATGAAACCACCAAACAAATTCTCAAAGACAATAAGAAACCGATGATGATTGGTGGCGAACACTTAGTCACATTGCCTGTACTTCAAGCTGTAGCTGAAAAGTATCCGGATGTTCACATGATCCATTTAGATGCACATACGGATTTGAGAGATGAATTCTTTGGCAGAAAACTGTCACACGCAACCGTCATTAGACGTTGTTTCGATGTGTTAGGTCCAGGCAGAATTTATCAATTTGGTATTCGCTCAGGGGATAAACACGAATTTGAATGGGCAGCTGCAGGCAATACTTTCTTGAGAAAGTTTGACTTTGAAGGCTTGGCAGAAACCATTCAAAAACTCAAAGACAAACCAGTCTATATCACCATCGATTTAGACGTATTAGACCCAGGTGTTTTCCCGGGTACTGGTACAGCAGAACCAGGTGGGATGCAATACAAAGACTTACTCAATGCATTCGACTTGTTTGAAAACTTGAATAACATTGTTGGTGCAGACTTTGTTGAACTCAACCCTTATTTGGACCCTTCTGGCGCATCCAATGCGGTCGCTGTGAAGACTTTAAGGGAAATGGTACTCCTTTTACACCGCTAG
- the rlmN gene encoding 23S rRNA (adenine(2503)-C(2))-methyltransferase RlmN — MTNIYDLRLEALESFMVEHGQKKFRASQIFDWIYKKKVVSFNEMSNVSQEVIDLLEANFEIKTLEKVIESKSVDGTVKYLYGLQDGNLIETVVMNHDYGYSICVTSQVGCNMGCRFCASGILKKKRNLTAGEIMSQIIESERAYGKRISYVVVMGIGEPFDNYEHLMTFLTNANSAKGLEIGARHITVSTCGIVPKIKEYADEQLQINLAISLHAPNNEVRNQLMPINKAYPIEQVIDAIRYYMTKTNRRITIEYILIDELNDKKEHAYELLKLLKGLNVYVNLIPYNEVLEAPFKRSKRENQEAFYDVLKKGGMNATLRKEQGHDINAACGQLRSQNL; from the coding sequence ATGACAAATATTTATGATTTAAGATTAGAAGCATTAGAGTCGTTTATGGTAGAACACGGACAAAAGAAATTCCGTGCATCTCAAATTTTCGACTGGATTTATAAAAAGAAAGTTGTTTCATTCAACGAAATGTCCAACGTAAGCCAAGAAGTCATTGACCTTTTGGAAGCCAATTTTGAAATAAAAACACTTGAAAAGGTCATCGAATCCAAAAGCGTCGATGGCACCGTTAAATACTTATATGGTCTTCAAGACGGAAACCTCATTGAAACCGTTGTGATGAATCACGACTATGGCTATTCCATATGTGTAACTTCACAAGTCGGTTGTAACATGGGTTGCCGTTTTTGTGCATCGGGTATTTTAAAGAAAAAACGTAACCTGACAGCCGGCGAAATCATGAGTCAAATCATTGAATCCGAACGTGCTTATGGCAAACGTATTTCATACGTGGTTGTCATGGGGATTGGTGAACCATTCGACAACTATGAACACTTAATGACGTTTTTAACCAACGCCAATTCAGCTAAAGGTCTTGAAATTGGGGCGAGACACATCACGGTATCTACCTGTGGTATCGTACCGAAAATCAAAGAATACGCCGATGAACAACTTCAAATCAACTTAGCGATTTCTTTACACGCACCAAACAATGAAGTTCGAAATCAATTGATGCCGATCAATAAAGCATATCCAATTGAACAAGTCATTGACGCGATTCGCTATTATATGACTAAAACCAATCGTCGTATTACCATCGAGTACATTTTAATCGATGAACTCAACGATAAAAAAGAACATGCCTATGAGTTATTAAAACTACTCAAAGGCTTGAATGTCTATGTGAATTTAATACCTTATAATGAAGTATTAGAAGCACCATTCAAACGCTCAAAACGTGAGAATCAAGAAGCATTCTATGATGTCCTTAAAAAAGGCGGCATGAATGCGACACTCAGAAAAGAACAAGGCCACGACATCAACGCGGCTTGTGGACAACTTAGAAGCCAAAATCTATAA
- a CDS encoding aminotransferase class I/II-fold pyridoxal phosphate-dependent enzyme has translation MKNLNQEKTPFFTKLKEYGESDVVPFDVPGHKLGRLPNDLSAFAGKGIYQLDANAPRGLDTLSKPTGVIKEAQALAAEAFGADKAYFLTSGTTGGIIAMIMATVSAKEKIILPRNVHKSVINALIFSGAVPVFVKPDIDNNLGIANGVSLTQMKKAIDEHPDAKAVFVINPTYFGVVSDLKNIVDYAHSKDMIVMCDEAHGAQFYFSNLLPQSAMAAGADVAATSMHKTGVSLTQSSILLTKGDRIDNAKIQSTLNMIHSTSPSAILLSSLDVARKQMYFEGEKGIKKALDLRNKMVPKFNEIPGVEIIGEAYALKRGFDFGFDSTKLVIKVADIGLTGFDIYRTLKDRFDIQLELAETYLVLAIITMATTKRDLDRLYQALKTISDENYEQNQSLPKIKFHYNFPETYVRPREAYHAPHKIVPLADSENEISAESIMIYPPGIPLLIPGEVINTQFLEDLDFYQQSGSVIFSELNNGYVKVIDKDNWQKWEDSDEL, from the coding sequence TTGAAGAATTTAAATCAAGAGAAAACACCGTTTTTTACCAAATTAAAAGAATATGGTGAATCGGATGTTGTCCCCTTTGATGTCCCCGGACATAAGTTGGGTCGACTCCCAAATGATCTCTCTGCTTTTGCAGGTAAAGGCATCTATCAATTGGATGCGAACGCACCTAGAGGGCTAGATACACTTAGTAAGCCTACAGGGGTTATTAAAGAAGCACAAGCATTGGCAGCTGAAGCATTTGGCGCGGATAAAGCCTATTTCTTAACTTCCGGGACGACCGGTGGGATTATCGCCATGATCATGGCTACGGTATCCGCGAAAGAAAAAATCATACTACCAAGAAATGTACATAAAAGCGTCATCAATGCGCTCATTTTTAGTGGGGCAGTACCCGTGTTTGTTAAACCCGATATCGATAATAATCTAGGGATTGCGAATGGTGTAAGTCTTACACAAATGAAAAAAGCCATCGATGAACATCCAGATGCAAAAGCCGTGTTTGTCATCAACCCGACGTATTTTGGTGTGGTATCTGATTTAAAGAATATTGTGGATTATGCCCACAGTAAAGATATGATTGTGATGTGTGATGAAGCCCACGGTGCACAATTTTATTTCTCAAACTTATTACCACAAAGTGCAATGGCAGCAGGTGCTGACGTTGCGGCAACCTCAATGCATAAAACCGGGGTTTCCCTCACTCAAAGCTCGATATTATTAACCAAAGGTGACCGTATCGATAATGCAAAAATCCAATCCACTTTAAATATGATTCATTCCACTTCACCGAGTGCCATTTTGTTATCTAGCTTAGATGTTGCACGAAAACAAATGTACTTTGAAGGGGAAAAAGGCATCAAAAAAGCACTCGATCTAAGAAATAAAATGGTACCTAAATTTAACGAAATCCCTGGTGTTGAAATCATCGGTGAAGCATATGCACTTAAGCGGGGATTTGATTTTGGATTTGATTCGACCAAACTGGTCATCAAGGTTGCGGATATTGGTTTAACGGGATTCGATATTTATCGTACGTTAAAAGACCGTTTTGATATACAATTGGAATTGGCGGAAACGTATTTGGTGCTTGCGATCATCACGATGGCAACCACAAAGCGCGACTTAGACCGCTTGTATCAAGCATTAAAGACCATTTCAGATGAAAACTACGAACAAAATCAATCGTTACCAAAGATTAAGTTCCATTATAATTTCCCTGAAACTTATGTTAGACCACGTGAAGCGTATCATGCGCCACACAAAATTGTACCGCTCGCAGATTCGGAAAATGAAATATCAGCGGAATCCATCATGATTTATCCACCAGGTATTCCACTATTGATTCCTGGTGAAGTCATCAACACCCAGTTCTTAGAAGACTTAGATTTCTATCAACAAAGCGGTTCGGTGATCTTTAGTGAATTAAACAACGGTTACGTCAAAGTAATCGATAAAGACAATTGGCAAAAATGGGAGGACTCTGATGAGCTTTAA
- a CDS encoding DAK2 domain-containing protein: protein MANTISGSLFKKMVTNGAINLKNNHQEINHLNVFPVPDGDTGTNMQMTMMAGIKEVSTLDSKSIVDVSKILSRGLLMGARGNSGVILSQFFRGVYSEIAKIKNGSATVDEFIAALVGGYQMAYRAVMTPVEGTILTVVREAAEHVLRERKSLKSVEDVLNCYLAQARVSLDRTPELLPVLKQAGVVDSGGAGFIKIIEGMLLAAQGQTLTLQQEVQQELQHEEGFKGQNIEDFNIEFGYCTEFIVKLHNQNDFDQEVLRNTLLQMGDSLVLVQDEELVKVHVHTNQPGVAITLGQKYGDLQTMKVENMRLQHGAVVESIHEHDHNHDHKEEVNFQAVKEERSKYGIIAVCFGDGIKQAFKELGVDYIIDGGQTMNPPTEEFIKAVKAVNAENVIILPNNSNVILSAEQTLALCEDQNIRVLKTKSIGQGYASLMVFDNTQEMDDNVEAMSEIVANMTTGELTYSVRDTEMNGVKIAKGDFIGITKGKIVVSLPDRVEAIHGLLDTIIKETSEIVTLFYGKDVSEDEITEVKKYIQSLNEDLEIEVINGKQDIYAYIVAVE, encoded by the coding sequence ATGGCAAACACAATCAGTGGATCATTATTTAAAAAAATGGTGACCAACGGGGCGATTAACTTAAAGAACAACCACCAAGAAATTAACCACTTAAACGTATTTCCGGTACCGGATGGCGATACAGGCACGAACATGCAAATGACCATGATGGCGGGTATTAAAGAAGTATCCACATTAGACTCAAAATCCATCGTTGATGTGTCCAAAATTTTATCCCGTGGGCTATTGATGGGCGCAAGAGGTAACTCAGGCGTTATCTTATCCCAATTTTTCCGCGGCGTTTATTCCGAAATTGCGAAAATCAAGAATGGTTCTGCGACTGTAGACGAATTCATCGCAGCTTTGGTTGGTGGCTATCAAATGGCTTACCGTGCAGTTATGACCCCAGTAGAAGGTACCATCCTAACCGTTGTTAGAGAAGCAGCTGAACATGTATTAAGAGAAAGAAAGTCTTTAAAATCGGTTGAAGACGTCTTAAATTGCTATTTAGCACAAGCAAGAGTATCCCTAGACAGAACACCAGAATTACTACCTGTATTGAAACAAGCAGGTGTGGTAGACTCCGGTGGTGCTGGCTTTATCAAGATCATTGAAGGTATGTTATTGGCAGCACAAGGCCAAACACTCACCTTACAACAAGAAGTGCAACAAGAATTACAACATGAAGAAGGCTTTAAAGGACAAAACATTGAAGACTTCAACATTGAATTTGGTTATTGTACAGAATTTATTGTTAAATTACACAATCAAAATGACTTCGATCAAGAAGTTTTAAGAAATACCTTATTACAAATGGGCGACTCACTTGTCTTAGTACAAGATGAAGAATTGGTTAAAGTACACGTACATACCAATCAACCAGGTGTAGCCATCACGTTAGGTCAAAAATATGGTGATCTACAAACCATGAAAGTTGAAAATATGAGACTTCAACATGGTGCTGTAGTCGAAAGCATCCATGAACATGACCACAACCATGATCACAAAGAAGAAGTCAACTTCCAAGCAGTTAAAGAAGAAAGATCCAAATATGGCATCATCGCCGTTTGTTTCGGAGATGGTATCAAACAAGCCTTTAAAGAACTAGGTGTAGATTACATCATCGACGGCGGTCAAACCATGAACCCACCAACGGAAGAGTTCATTAAAGCAGTTAAAGCAGTCAATGCTGAAAATGTCATTATTTTACCTAATAACTCTAACGTTATCTTATCCGCTGAACAAACCTTAGCACTATGTGAAGATCAAAATATCCGCGTCCTAAAGACAAAGAGCATTGGTCAAGGGTATGCTTCATTAATGGTATTCGATAACACCCAAGAAATGGATGATAATGTCGAAGCGATGTCAGAAATCGTTGCAAATATGACTACTGGTGAATTAACTTACTCAGTCAGAGACACTGAAATGAACGGTGTTAAGATTGCGAAAGGTGATTTCATTGGTATCACTAAAGGCAAGATTGTGGTATCACTACCTGATCGTGTAGAAGCGATTCATGGATTACTCGACACCATCATTAAAGAAACCTCAGAAATTGTAACTCTATTCTATGGTAAAGATGTTTCCGAAGATGAAATTACAGAAGTCAAGAAGTACATTCAATCCTTGAATGAAGACCTTGAAATCGAAGTCATCAATGGTAAACAAGATATCTACGCTTACATTGTTGCAGTTGAATAA
- a CDS encoding DUF402 domain-containing protein, protein MKPLIVGDTVQIHSYKHNKALHRIWRSATVINQTEDCLVLGNYKTRVIESDGRNWMTKEPAICYFFKKQWFNVIGMIKPDGIYYYCNLSSPYLYDGEAVKYIDYDLDIRVSRDGTFKILDEDEYQKHQLKYRYPAEIKSILESEMKVLIQMIQHRKKPFDDSFIEQSFEEFKHLRQTSK, encoded by the coding sequence ATGAAACCACTCATTGTTGGTGACACTGTCCAAATTCATAGTTATAAGCACAACAAAGCATTACATCGAATTTGGCGCAGCGCTACCGTGATCAACCAAACAGAGGACTGTTTAGTTTTAGGCAACTATAAAACCCGCGTCATCGAATCCGATGGTCGAAATTGGATGACTAAAGAACCAGCGATTTGTTATTTTTTTAAAAAACAATGGTTCAACGTCATCGGTATGATTAAACCCGATGGTATTTATTATTACTGCAATCTATCGAGTCCGTATTTATATGACGGTGAAGCAGTAAAATATATCGATTATGATTTAGATATTCGTGTCTCACGTGACGGTACATTCAAAATCCTTGATGAGGATGAATATCAAAAACATCAACTCAAGTATCGTTATCCTGCGGAGATCAAGTCCATTTTAGAATCCGAGATGAAAGTGCTCATCCAAATGATTCAACATCGTAAAAAACCTTTTGATGATTCTTTTATCGAACAATCATTTGAAGAATTCAAACACCTTAGACAAACCAGCAAATGA
- the rpmB gene encoding 50S ribosomal protein L28 — MAKCYVTGKGTTFGNTRSHALNATRRTWKVNLQTVRIIDEDGNVKKVKVSARALKKGTLTRA; from the coding sequence ATGGCAAAATGTTATGTAACAGGTAAGGGTACGACTTTTGGTAATACAAGAAGCCACGCCTTAAATGCGACAAGACGCACATGGAAAGTTAATCTACAAACCGTTCGAATCATAGATGAAGATGGTAATGTTAAGAAGGTTAAAGTTTCTGCGCGTGCACTTAAAAAAGGTACACTTACAAGAGCTTAA
- the rsgA gene encoding ribosome small subunit-dependent GTPase A, with protein MRKGQIIKLIGGLYELIDVESKAIIQAKASGKLRYQKLDESSSFNKSVTKKTKLETKIVQVSPKVGDIVEYDETDINHPIQKIEPRNNELNRPDVANVDQVLILNAAVNPSFSFNLLDQFLILIEKAHIKPIIIVSKIDLIDAKGLKDIQDGLSYYEQIGYDVHYVNSKQKIGFDTLEDIFHDKISVLAGQTGAGKSTFLNALMPDLGIKTQEISKALGRGKHTTRHTELYAYAGGKIADTPGFSKLELDMFDAGELKDYFIEFREISSGCKFGNKCVHIHEPGCAVKNNPNILTTRYQNYVKYYEEIKNKKEVY; from the coding sequence TTGAGAAAGGGTCAAATCATCAAACTCATCGGTGGTTTATATGAACTCATCGATGTTGAGTCTAAAGCCATCATTCAAGCCAAAGCCAGTGGTAAATTACGCTATCAAAAACTAGATGAGTCATCCTCATTCAATAAATCTGTCACGAAAAAGACCAAATTGGAGACAAAAATCGTTCAAGTGAGTCCAAAAGTAGGCGACATCGTTGAATACGATGAGACAGACATCAACCATCCGATTCAAAAGATTGAACCACGTAACAACGAGCTCAATCGACCGGATGTAGCGAATGTCGATCAAGTGTTGATTTTAAACGCTGCTGTCAACCCATCCTTCAGTTTCAACCTGTTGGATCAGTTTTTGATTTTGATTGAAAAAGCCCATATCAAACCCATCATCATCGTTTCAAAAATCGATTTGATCGATGCGAAAGGGTTGAAAGATATCCAAGATGGACTGTCCTATTATGAACAAATTGGTTATGATGTGCACTATGTGAACTCTAAACAAAAGATTGGTTTTGATACCCTTGAAGATATTTTCCACGACAAAATTTCTGTTTTAGCTGGCCAAACTGGGGCAGGAAAGTCCACATTTTTGAATGCTTTAATGCCGGATTTAGGGATCAAAACCCAAGAGATTTCCAAAGCCTTAGGTCGAGGTAAACATACCACAAGACACACGGAACTCTATGCCTATGCTGGCGGAAAAATAGCTGATACACCTGGATTTTCTAAATTGGAACTTGACATGTTTGATGCGGGAGAATTGAAAGATTACTTCATCGAATTCCGTGAGATATCGTCCGGCTGTAAGTTTGGAAACAAATGTGTACACATCCATGAACCTGGTTGTGCGGTTAAAAACAACCCCAATATTCTTACCACAAGATATCAAAATTATGTCAAATATTATGAAGAAATAAAAAATAAAAAAGAGGTATACTAA
- a CDS encoding thiamine diphosphokinase — translation MKVAVISPTVPIDIRALIKPEDYYVIAVDAAIEALNEQAIPYQLAVGDFDSLSTPALLKGEVIRLNPIKDDSDTSKALEIAFGMSDDVILIGGTSGARKDHFVANLLLLTHYPTLVMMDAYNQIRIKTVGTHHIEKKGYDYLSVFPVENSVITLTNVKYPLHQYTLNRFNPLGLSNEIDGVATLIVHEGKLMVFQSKE, via the coding sequence ATGAAAGTAGCGGTCATCAGTCCAACGGTACCTATAGACATCCGTGCACTTATAAAACCAGAAGATTATTATGTCATCGCTGTGGATGCAGCGATAGAAGCATTGAACGAACAAGCTATTCCTTATCAATTGGCTGTGGGTGATTTTGATTCACTCAGCACACCCGCATTATTAAAAGGTGAGGTCATTCGGTTAAACCCGATTAAAGATGATTCAGACACTTCAAAAGCCCTAGAAATCGCTTTTGGTATGTCGGATGATGTCATCCTCATTGGGGGAACTTCAGGCGCGAGAAAAGACCATTTTGTCGCGAATTTATTATTACTAACACACTACCCAACACTGGTGATGATGGATGCTTATAATCAAATCCGAATTAAAACAGTTGGGACCCATCATATAGAAAAAAAAGGGTATGACTACTTATCGGTTTTCCCAGTCGAAAACAGCGTCATTACCCTAACAAACGTTAAATACCCACTACATCAATACACGCTCAACCGATTCAATCCTTTGGGTTTATCCAATGAGATTGATGGGGTCGCAACCCTCATCGTTCATGAAGGTAAGTTGATGGTATTTCAGTCCAAAGAATAA